One Bacillota bacterium genomic region harbors:
- a CDS encoding ATPase produces the protein VSGVIRQLGMENEPVEVVLAGSVYRGENPLLIDGLTMAVHRVCPRARPHLPAYQPAVGAYLIALEERGITVDDRVYANVDRTAGDLKVSV, from the coding sequence GGTCTCCGGGGTAATCCGACAATTGGGCATGGAGAACGAGCCGGTCGAGGTGGTTCTGGCCGGCAGCGTCTACCGGGGGGAGAACCCGCTGCTGATCGATGGCCTGACCATGGCCGTCCATCGAGTCTGCCCGCGGGCCAGGCCGCATCTGCCGGCCTACCAGCCCGCCGTGGGGGCCTATCTGATCGCTCTCGAGGAACGGGGAATCACCGTCGACGATCGGGTCTACGCCAACGTCGACCGGACCGCCGGTGACCTCAAGGTCTCGGTCTGA